From the genome of Candidatus Woesearchaeota archaeon:
GCCCCAATCTTGGCCAACTGGTGCGTGCCTGCAAGACAAATATACGATACAATACAACCGCTGCAGGTTTGGATAGTGAAGTAATGGAATATATCGATCCAGAAGCACTCGCACGAATTGACGCGCATTTTTTTGCGGTTCAACAGCAACTTGCCCGGGAAGGAAAAATGTTGTATGCGAATGGAGCAGTACGAGATAACCGGTATATTGACGGCAGATTTTGCGATGTGGAAAATTATGCAGTGAGACCATATCAAAACGAAGAAGCAGCAAAGCTAGTATTTAGTGTGATGGAGGAATCTCTAAACAGATTGGGATATTTCAGGTTGGGTGACCGAGGGAAACTCGACGAATATGTAACAACCTTAAAAGAAATAGTGGGAATAGGAGATGAACGATGGAATCCAACACTGTTTGGAATAGAACTCATGCTGGCAGAAGCCGCACGAAACAACACACCATGAAACACAAGCTCTCCATCACGGTTGACGAGGATGTTATCCTGAAAATGCGCGAAAAGATACGTGAAGGCACGTTCAGGAATAAAAGCCACCTTATTGAGTATAGTGTGAAGAAGTTGCTGGAGAAGGAAGAATGAGACTCACTGATGAAATTGAGGCGGCAGTAACTGCAGGTAATTCTTCAAAAGTTCGCAAACTTTTAAACATCTTTTGGCGTACGTGCAATACAGGCGGAAAAGGAAGACCACAAAAAAAACCGCATGTTCGTACGCTGGATGATATTACCAGTGAACACTCAAATTTTAGAAGGTTAGGGGAGATTTTTTCGGTTCCATCAGGCAACGGCCTGAAATTTCGCCGGAGTCTTGCAGCAACAAACGTTTTTTCTGAAGATTTGGAAGACCCACAGTATGGACGACGCGATCAGGAGTATGCAGCCAAACACGCCCTGTATAATCGACTGGGAAGTTTAAGTTATTATTTCAAACAGGTTACCGATCCTGATGTGCTTGAACGCAACAGGCGTGTTTTAGCAGGGACACACACATTTAGAAGGTATCTCCAAGAACAAGGTGTTACATCGCTTGATGATATAAAACAAGATCCGCATGCTTCGGCATCATTAGGAACACTACTGGGGTCTAAGCGAGGCAACCCTAATGCGCTGCGCAAGCGACTGGTCGCATTAAGGGCATATTCGGCACAAATGAGTGCATGTACACAACGAGTGAGGGAATATATTGCTCGTTCAGTTATTTCTGGAGAAGCACGGGATTCTTTTTATTTCACCGAGGTCGGATCAGCCATCATCGAAGAGAACCGACAGGCGCTGGTACATACAAAAGCATTCAGAAGATATCTTCAACAGCAAAAAGTGCAATCACTTGATGATATTACCGAAGATATGACGTCGCAACGCATGAGCACGCTCTTCGGGTTTAAACCGCACCGGCCGAAAGAGTTTCGCCGTCAGTTAGTACGCTATAATACTTTTTCAGATCACTTGGGAACCTACACCCCCAATGATCGAGAGTATATCGCGGAACAAATCCTCGATCGGTTGAAAAGTTCTGTAAAAGATGTCCAGGTCTCGTACTATTTCTCTGAAGTTGATCAACCAACCCTTGAAGATAATAGAGACCTCCTGTTGCAAACGAAAGCAGTGCAGACGTTCTTAGCAAACGAAGGCGTCAATCTTGCAGATCTTGCCAGCACACTTACGACACCTCTTACTCAATCTTTTTTCAGACGGTACTTTGATGTTGAGAAACAGTCGCCACCTCTAACCGGAAAGATTGTCGCGCCGTGGAGTTCAGATGAAGAACAGCGACTAACGAATCTGGTCCAGGCATATGCTACTCCCAAGGAATTTGGTATTGATTTGTATGGCGACTTCCGCCCGTATTGGGAAACAGGATTTGGAAGGAGTGCGAGTGCAATCAGAAAAAAGGCAGGAGCATTGAGACTTATTCCCACCCTGACCGGTACAGGCAACGGAGGTGGCACCAAAAAAATTGTGTACCCTTTCCCACCCATTCACGAACAAGAATGTGGAGGTTTAACTATGTTATTCCCTCTACTCGCCAAGGCATTGCAGCATGGTGATAGTCCAGATTTTGTTCCTGTCTTAACGTTTGAGAGTGTAGGACATGGAAGATATATCCACGCCACGCTTCCTATACACTATCAAGGACCAAAGCTTGCACACTACAATGCTGAAGAACAAGAAACGATGAAATTGGCACTGTTGTACCTTACTCAAGGAGCATCTTTCCGCGAACAGTCTAATGGAAGTAGAGAAGCACCACCACACTGGCACACGCTAGCTGATACGCTCGGCAAACCATCAGTAATACAGTTGAAACGAGGTACAGAATCTTTTGTGCAACTTCTCGTACCGCATAGAGAAGAGATTGATGGAAAACAAACACCACAATTAATTACACTTCCAACGAATGGTCCAGTATATCTTCATTATCACCATCAAGATCAAATCAGCTATGATGATGTGCGTGGAACACCAAAGGTACAAACATGAACCTTCGCACTATTCTCAGTCTCGTTGCAGCATTAGGCACTGCATCACCGGCATTCGCACAAGAAGCACAACCAAAACCTCCAAAAGACAGTCTCAAATTAGAAGATATCATAAAAACACCGATAATGCAGAAAGATGTGACTGTCTATTACGAAATTGAGAATCACCCCGATATTCATCGAAATGAGTTTCAAACAGCAGTGGGACTTGTTCAAACCTTTTATGAACAATATCAAGTGAATATCCGATTTATTCCCGTACAACATTTGTACGATGCTCCCATTGACCGAAAAACAAAATTCGGATTGAGGTATAGTTCTACAGAAAGTTTTGCGTATGAATACAATAGTTTCATATTAGGGATTGATATAAACCAACTAGATAAACAAGTGCAAGAGTTATGTTACACGGCACAGACTGAATCTGCTATTGATACCTGTCTTGACTTTAAAGCAACAAAAAAAGAGCTGGTAGGCTACTCGACAGAAATGTTCAGGACTGAGAATGTTGACGGATTAGCCATGCCAACCTATGGAAGAGCAAGTGTCCATCTCACAAAAGGAAAATTTTCTACTGAAATAACGTGGCTTGAGAAATTGCCTAAGCTTGAAAGATGGAGCCAGTATGCGAGTGATGTTCCATCATACTTTTTTGCAGGTGTTATAGCACACGAACTGGGTCATCTCTGGGGTCTTTTTCACCCTGTATGTGAAAATGATGGAATAGATCGTTTTCGTCATGGCACGGCAAATCTTATGTTGGATGTAAACACCGGTTTTTTTTCAGAAGTAATAAATCAATTAGAAAATAGTTTTTCTCTTTCTTCTCTCGGAAAATTTATTACACCAGCTCAGGTTGCAGTTATGCATAACTATTTATCAGGCGGCAGTGTGTTTCAGGATCTGCAAGCACGCGATTTACATGGTTATACTGAACACCTTGCAAAGGCAAACAAGTGGCAAGACTGCAAGTAAGACGAACAATAATCACTCATTACAGCACACCGTACAATTCTTCGGAACCGTTGCATCAAATTTTTTATGCACGTCACAGATGCTTTTGATGTGTTTTGAGTCACGGAGAAATATCGTAAGGTCGTAAATGTGTTTCATCGCGTGACTCTTGTCGCCGATAATTTTCTTCGCCGTTTCCTTGATTTTTTCTTTGAGTTCAGGCGTTGAATGAAATTCGGTAGCGCGCTTTGAGGAAAAGTATTGTGAAATCGCAGATTCAGTCACCCCGAGCAGCTCGGCGGCCTCTTTCTGTGAGAGATGGTGCTCCTCAATGAAAACCCGAGCAAGTTCACGGCGCAGCGCAGGAATGACGTACCACACTTCAATCTCTTGGGGCATGAGTTTCATAGAGCTAAGAAATTAAAAGAGGTATAAAAAGGTATCAGTTAGAAAAGCGCGACATCGCGTGGTTCACAACCGGGAACATAGCTTTGTGCTCCGAGTGGCGCAAGAAGATCGTTTTGGATTGCATCGAGATGGGCACGGGAATAGGGCAGGTTTATATTTGCAGCCAAACTTTTTTTATTCACATAGCCGTCAAGGGTGTCTTGTAGTGGTTCTGGTTGTCGAGTTGTTAGATGGGTTGTTAGGCGGTGAAGATCAGAAGAGGGTGAGGAAATAGGTGAAGCAGATGGAATGAGAGTGACGTTTTTATGGCCAGAGGTAGGATATGCTGTAATTGGCTCATGGTAAGAGCCGAGATAATCACAAAGAGGACTCATGGAGATAAAATAGCATCCAATAATATAAAATTTGTGTAAAAAAACACAAAATTTAGATATGCCCTAAGAAGGAGTAGGTGCATGAACCAAAAAGAGATTCTGGCAAAAACAGCATCCTTCGTCAAGCAAAAACTTGAGGGAGAAGGTACGGGACACGACTGGTGGCATATTGTGCGCGTGCGAAACAACGCGATAAAAATTGCGCGTGAAGAAGATGCAGACCTTTTCATCGTCGAACTTGCGGCGCTGCTCCATGACATCGCTGACTGGAAATTTCATGGCGGGGATGAAGAGGTAGGGCCGAAAGCAGCGCGTGAGTGGCTCACCCAGCTGGATGTTGACGAACCAATTATCGCGCACGTCTGCGACATCATAAAACATATCTCCTTCAAAGGCGCCGGTGTTGCAACAAACATGAAAACAAAAGAGGGCATGATTGTGCAAGACGCTGACCGCCTCGACGCTATGGGCGCCATTGGCATTGCGCGCGCGTTCGCCTACGGAGGCCACAAAGGGCGGGAACTGCACAACCCCGACATCCCGCCGGAACGCCATGAGTCATTTGAACAATACAAGAAAAGCACCGGCCCAACGCTGAACCATTTTTATGAAAAACTGTTTCTGCTGAAAGAGCTGATGAATACGCCAACGGGAAAAAAGATGGCAGAGGAACACCATGCTTTTATGGAAGAGTATGTTGCACGATTTTTGGATGAGTGGCAAGGAAACAAGTAATCAAACATGGAAATACTTTTAAAGTTTCAGATACAAAACACAGCCCATGTCAATTGTTGATGTGCTTGAAGAAAGTCGGATTAAACTTCACGAGGTTGATCTTTCTCTGGTCAAAGCATCTGATCCGCAAAATTACCGCCAAGTTTGTGGAAGAATTCCTGAAGCAATGGTCGCCCAGTGGCTGGCAGGCTGTCCAGAAATAGAGCGGGATACTGATGTTCCTCGACGAGTAAACGGGTATCGGTTAGAACAACGGGCGTATGGCTCGGTAACGGTGCATGACTCAAGAACAGACCGACTCATCCGTGAATTTGACGGTTTGATTTGGTATAATAGGCAGCCATTTGTCGTCGAAGTAAAAGGCGGTGAGCTGAAACGCAGAGAGCGGCGGGTGAGAGAACTGTTGGATATGGGCAGACATGTGTATGACCGACGCGATGTGGGGCTGGTTGTGTTTATGCCGTTTTCAGCGTCAACCGAGCATAGCCGACGGCAGCTCGAACAGCAGTTTAGACGATTATGGTTTGTGGATTTAAGATATAAAGGATGGATGATGGGAGAGACAATGAGAGATTACCGACGACTGAACCAGCAGGGTGAGGAACCGGCAAAGTATTGGAGAATGTATCGACAACGTGGTTAAAAATTTTCTAAACTTCCCACAGCC
Proteins encoded in this window:
- a CDS encoding helix-turn-helix domain-containing protein → MKLMPQEIEVWYVIPALRRELARVFIEEHHLSQKEAAELLGVTESAISQYFSSKRATEFHSTPELKEKIKETAKKIIGDKSHAMKHIYDLTIFLRDSKHIKSICDVHKKFDATVPKNCTVCCNE
- a CDS encoding HD domain-containing protein — its product is MNQKEILAKTASFVKQKLEGEGTGHDWWHIVRVRNNAIKIAREEDADLFIVELAALLHDIADWKFHGGDEEVGPKAAREWLTQLDVDEPIIAHVCDIIKHISFKGAGVATNMKTKEGMIVQDADRLDAMGAIGIARAFAYGGHKGRELHNPDIPPERHESFEQYKKSTGPTLNHFYEKLFLLKELMNTPTGKKMAEEHHAFMEEYVARFLDEWQGNK